A portion of the Trichoplusia ni isolate ovarian cell line Hi5 chromosome 12, tn1, whole genome shotgun sequence genome contains these proteins:
- the LOC113499167 gene encoding distal membrane-arm assembly complex protein 2: MSLTLKSKCYRSAYSIARNYCEKSIYQRHEEGPKERTVHGKPYPEWRRPWLQRDGEFRSKLSVFVEKNPNPDILSIMSKIPQLNMKVIKNWWKEMKELQDIENQKFLPTRVATLGSNLAALHFFTFRQAAVKLKDSKEWVSGDASNLKLPNHFVDGNFVEAIDCTNFLYGGIRYEGIQNMKNLNFLKWLCLKNNKFVDVWCLDRIAGQNGKSLEYLDISGCNLCVGGVFALTRMPALKFLVITDPGVNVTLQAAISMLEQEKPNLLIKAIDMSPDLDKEIE, translated from the exons ATGTCCCTCACTTTAAAGTCAAAGTGCTATCGGTCGGCTTACTCCATCGCTCGCAATTACTGCGAAAAATCTATTTACCAGCGTCATGAAGAAGGACCAAAAGAACGAACAGTACATGGGAAGCCCTACCCTGAGTGGAGAAGACCTTGGCTTCAACGGGACGGTGAATTTAGATCAAAACTGTCCGTTTTTGTTGAGAAAAATCCAAACCCAGATATCCTAAGCATTATGTCAAAAATACCACAGCtaaatatgaaagtaataaaaaattggTGGAAAGAAATGAAAGAACTTCAGGATATTGAGAATCAAAAGTTTTTACCGACTCGAGTGGCCACTCTTGGATCCAATTTAGCTGcactacatttttttacattcagaCAAGCCGCTGTTAA ATTAAAGGATTCAAAAGAATGGGTATCAGGTGATGCTTCAAATTTAAAGCTGCCCAATCACTTTGTGGACGGAAATTTTGTGGAAGCCATTGACTGCACAAACTTTCTATATGGTGGAATTCGGTATGAGGGAATACAGAATATGAAAAACCTCAATTTCCTCAAATGGTTGTGTTTAAAGAATAACAAGTTTGTTGATGTGTGGTGTCTGGACCGCATTGCAGGTCAGAATGGGAAATCACTTGAGTATCTGGACATAAGTGGTTGTAATCTCTGTGTCGGGGGTGTCTTTGCTCTGACCAGAATGCCCGCACTCAAATTCTTGGTTATCACAGACCCAGGTGTTAATGTTACACTCCAAGCTGCAATATCAATGTTAGAACAAGAAAAGCctaatttgttaattaaggCTATAGATATGTCACCAGACTTAGATAAGGAAATtgaataa